The DNA sequence TAATGGTAGAAACTTCTACCTTTTTAAAAAAAATTGAATTTTTTAACATTTACTCTTCTCATAAAAATAATTTGTCGCTTCGACAAAGCCTTCAACGCTACCGCAATCAAAACGTTTTCCTTCAAATTTATAAGCTAAAACCATACCATTGGTTGCTTGAGTTAAAAGCGCATCAGTGAGTTGAATTTCTCCATTTTTACCTGCTTGAGTATTTTCTAAAATTCCAAAAATATCTGGAGTTAAAATATATCTCCCAATAATAGCTAAATTGCTTGGAGCTTCATCAGGATCAGGCTTTTCTATCATAGAATTTACCATGATTAAATTCTCTTCTACTGTATTACCAGCTATGACTCCGTAATTGCAAACTTGTTCTCTTGGTACTTCCATAACAGCGATAATAGTACAACGATATTTTTCATAAATCTTAACCATTTGTGCCATCACATTTAAACCATTTTCATTTACACATAAATCATCAGCCAAAATAACTCCAAAAGCTTCATCCCCTGCTAAAGGCTTGCCTTTAAGCACAGCATCTCCTAAACCACGCATTTCATTTTGGCGTGTAAAAGTAAAAGTACATTGATCAATCAAAGATCTAATATCTTTAAGTAAATATTCTTTTTTTGTTCCAGAAATTTGATGTTCTAATTCATAAGAAATATCAAAATAATCTTCTAAAGCTCTTTTACCTCTTCCTGTAACAAAACCCATATTATCCATTCCAGCTTCTAAAGCCTCATCAACTCCATAATGGATTAAAGGTTTAGTGAGTATAGGCAACATTTCCTTGGGTAAACTTTTTGTAGCAGGTAAAAATCTAGTCCCATAACCAGCCGCAGGAAAAATACAAGTTTGAAGCATAACAATCCTTTTTATTTTAAATTAAAATCAACAATGATTTTCTATTAAATATTTTTTAAATTAAAATTGAATTCCAATCTTAAAAAGCGATTTTACAAAAATTATGTTAATCTAAAAAATAAATAGCATCTTGATTAAATGTTAAAATAATTTCATCATATAAATTTAAACCACTCTTGCTAAATTGATCTTGACTTAAGGCAAATTCTAAAATTTTATCTTGAATTTTAATACGCACAAAAACAAAATCTTTTCTAGTTCTCAAAGCTATAATTAAACATTGATAAATTATAAAATCAAAATCATGGTTTAAATTATTTTTTTCTTTTATAAAAAAAATCTTATAGGGATTTATTGCTATTTTACTTGAATTTTTTTTCATATAAGAACTAAAATCTATTAAACGATCAAAATAAATTCCTTTATTTTCAAGATCAAAAACATTAGTATTTTCAAATTCTAAAATTTCACCAGAATGTAAATAATATCTTTTTTGTGCTAAAGAATCTAAAAAAACTTTATCATGACTTGCAATTAAAAAACCACTTTTATAAGTTTTTTGCATAAATAAAATTGCTTTTTTGAGTAAAATAGCTGTTTTTTGATCTAAAAAAGCACTAGGCTCATCTAATAAATAATACTTCGCACGAACACTTAAAGCTAAAGCAAAAGCAAGTTTTTGACTTTGTCCTGAGGAAAGCTCATTAGGGTGTTTTTTAAGTAAGTTTTTATCAATCTCAAGCAAATTAAAAGTTTCATCAATACGATTTTTTATTTCTTTTAAGTCAATTTTATAAGTTTTTAAAAGAAATAAAAAGTTTTTTTCAATACTACGATTAAGGAATACAGGCTCTGGAAAAAGAAGATAAATTTGACGCTTTTCATCTGAATTTAAATGTGTCTTTCCAAAATAAGAAATATTTTCAAAATCTCCCTCAAGAAATTTAAGAATTCTTAAAAGTGTGGATTTACCACTTCCATTTAAACCCATTAAAATGCTGATTTTATTAGTATCTAAAACTAATTTTTTAATATTTAAAATATTTTTTTGATCATAATTAAAATTAAAATTATTAAGTTCTATCACTCAACGCCTTTTTAATTTATAAATAATACAGTTTAAAATAAAAGCAATTGAGATTAAAACCAAAGCAAGGGCAATGCCGCTAGCAAATTCGCCTTTATTAGTTTCTAAAGAAATTGCTGTTGTAATTGTTCTTGTGTCGTATTTGATATTTCCACCTACTATCATAGCTACACCAACTTCAGCCACAATACGCCCATAAACTAAAGCTATAACACTAATAAGAGAAAACCTTAACTCATGGATGATAATCATGATAAGTTTTATAGAATTTAAATGAAACGATTTAATAAGCAATAATTGTTTTTTACTAATGCTTTCAACCAAATTGGCAAAAAGAGCTATTGCTATAGGTAAAGCCAGTATAAATTGGCCTAAAATTAAAGCTTTTATAGTAAAAAGTAGGCCAAATTCACCAAAGGGACCACGATTTGAAATCAAAGCATATAAAATCAATCCCACAGCTACCGTTGGAAAAGAAAGACTGGTATCCACTATAAGTCTTAAAAAACGTTTTAATTTAAAATTAAAAAATCCCAAAACAAAACCCAAAGGAAAGCCAACCAATAAAGCCAAAACAATAGATACACTAGAACTTAACATAGTTGTTTTTATAGCCGAAATTACACTATCATCAGCATTTAACAACAATAATAAAGCTTGTTTAAAACCATCAAAAATATATTCCAAAACGCAACCCAAAAAATAAATTAAGAAATTTTAGCATAATTTATGTTAAAATATTTCTACATTGATTTTTAAAAATTCTTAAAGGAAAAAAATGAAAAAAACGATATTTTTAGGATTGTTTTTGGCTTTAAATATTCAAGCAGCAGAATTAAGGATGGCAACTACAACAAGTACCGATAATACTGGTTTACTTGATGCTTTAGAGCCTCTTTATAAGCAAGAAACTGGCAATACCTTAAAATGGGTTGCTGTTGGCACAGGAGCAGCTTTAAAAATGGGTGAAGATTGTAATGCAGATGTACTTTTTGTTCATTCTCCAGAAGCTGAAAAGAAATTTATAAAAAAAGGATTTGGCATTGATAGAACTCCTGTAATGTATAATGATTTTATCATTATTGCAGATAAATCTTTAGCACCAAAATTTAAAGGTAAAAATTTAGAAGAAAGCCTAAAACTTATAAGAGATGAAAAATTAACTTTTATTTCAAGAGGGGACAAATCAGGTACTGATAATAAAGAAAAAAGCTTATGGAAAAGTATAGGCAAAGTTCCAGAAAAAGAAAGCTGGTATCAACAAAGCGGACAAGGAATGCTTGCAAGTATTAAAATCGCTGAAGAGAAAAAAGGAGTGATTTTAACCGATCGTGGCACTTATATCAAGTATGAATTTAATGAAAAAGGAAAACCAAATTTAGTTATTGTCAATGAAGGTGATGATAGATTGAAAAATTTTTATTCTGTGATTGCAGTAAATCCAAAACATTGTAAAAATGTTAATTACACTCAAGCAAAAAAATTTATCAATTGGCTTACAAGTGATGATACTTTAAGTTTTATTGGCGGATTTAAATTGCTTTATAAACCTCTATTTATAGTAGATGCTAAAACAAGAAAAGAATAAACTAAGCAAGGAAATCCTTGCTTAAGTAAAAAGTTAACAAATTTTCAAACTATAAAAATAAAATATTTCTATAAAAATTTAACCAAACCTTACAAAACCAAAAATCTCAACAAAAACAATCTTTTTGTTTCAATAAATTAAACAAATTTTACTTATGCAAATATTTGCTAAAAATTCAAAGAATAATTATGATTGATATTGCAAAATTTAAATTTTGATATTTTAAATTTTGCAAACTTTTTTTAAAAATAATCAGTTTTAATATCTTAGTCTTTATTAAAAACTCTTTTTAAATGTACTTCATAATCACTTAAGTATTTTTCAACTTGTGGATTTTTTATAACATCATTACATATAAAAGTTTCTAAAGCCTTCATGCCTAAAAATTCATGAGCCTTATGCAAGTGCCAATACACCATATCCACGCCCTTACCTTCGAAAAATTCATTTTTATCATCAAAAGCTTCAATAGGTGCATTCCAAGTTAGGCTAAACATATATTTTTTATCTTTAGCTAAACCACCTTTTCCATAATTTTTTGCAGGATTTTCATGACTTCTTCCATCATTGGCATAAAGTTTGCCATGCCCTGCGGTAAAAACCTCATCGATGTATTTTTTTACAATCCAAGGTTCACCCATCCACCAAGCTGGCATTTGATAAATAATCATATCAGATTTTAAAAATTTTTCCAATTCCTCTTGTGCATTATAACCCTGATCAATATGCGTTTGTAAAATTTCAAATCCTAAATCACTTAAAATTTTAGCAACATGATTGTGCAAAGTAAGATTAAGTTTTCCTTTTGAATGCCCAAATTCCTTTGCTCCATTAAGTAATAATATCGTCTTCATATTCACTCCTTTTAATTAATTTTTATGCTAAAATTATATTTTAACTATAAACAATAGTCAATGCAAAAAATAAAGTCTTATCCTAGAAACTATGTATGAATGAGATAAAAATCACAAAAAGGATAAACCATGATAGAACTTATTGGCGATATTAATTTGCAAAATTATATGGGAGAATGGCTTGAAATCGCCAGAAAGCCAAATTTTTTTCAAAAAACTTGTCAAAACTCAAAGGCTAAATATACATTAAAATACAAAGGCGAAACTCCTTATATAGAAATAGAAAATTTTTGCCAAAAAGAAAATGAAATTTCAAGCATCAAAGGTAAAGCAAAGCTAAATGCTAATCGAAAATTAGCTGTGAGTTTTAACTTCTTTATGAATCTTTTTAATAAAACCAATTATGAAATTATTTTCATTGATACAAAATACAAAGTGGCTATTGTTGGAAGTCCTGATAAAAAATATCTATGGATTTTAGCAAGAGAAAAATTAGATGAAAAAACTTTGCAAGAACTTTTAAAAATAGCCAAAGAAAGAAATTTTGATATCAGCGATCTGATTTTTGATCGCTGATTATTCTTTTGTCATATCGATTACATAACGAAATTTTGCTTTTCCAGAAGTTAAATTTTCATAAGCTTTATCGATTTCTTGTGGAGTGATTAGCTCGGTTTCTGGATAAATTTTATTTTTAAGTGAAAAATCAAGCATTTCTTGAGTTTCAGCTATTCCACCTATTAAGGATCCATAAACTCTTTTACCTGCTTTATGAATTAAATCATTAATTTTAATTCCTATTTTATACTCAACAGGTGGAAGACCCACTATAGCCATTTCTCCTCCAAATTTAATTAAGTCAAGATAAACCGAAGGATCATAAGGTGTTGGAATAGTTGAAATGATTAAGTCAAAACGCTCTTTAACCACATCTTTATCCGTGCTCGTATAAAATGAACTTACACCCATTGCCAAAGCATCATTTTTTTTATTTTCATTTCGTGCAAAAACACTCACTTTTGCACCCATTTTAATAGCGTATTTTACCGCCATCATTCCAAGTCCACCAAAACCTGCTATAGCTACTAAAGATCCTTCTTTAATTTTAGAAAATTTCAAAGGAGAGTAAGTCGTAATACCTGCACAAAGCAAAGGAGCAACCTTTTCAAGAGGAGCATCTTTGGGAACGCAAACTGCAAATTTTTCACTCACAACTATATTATTAGAATAACCGCCATAGGTAATTTCATTATTATGAAAAATATCTTTACTATTATAGGTATAAATTGTTTTTCCATTTTCACAAAATTGTTCTTGAGAGCGCTTACAAGCTTCACATTCTCCACAAGAATTTATCATGCAACCTACACCTGCATAATCACCTACCTTAAATTTATTCACATTTTTACCAACTGCGATAACTTCTCCAGCGATCTCATGACCAGGAACACAAGGATAAACAGTTGCACCCCACTCACCTTTTGCAGTATGTACATCACTATGACAAATTCCTGCGTATAAAATTTTGATCAAAATATCATTATCGCCTATAGCATGACGCGTAAATTCAAACGGAGTAAATTTTGTATCTTTACCAAGCATTGCATAGCCTTTACTACAAATTCTTCCATTATCTAAAATTTTGTAATCAATCATTATTCATCTCCTTTTTAAAAGATTAATTATTTTTATTCTATCAAAAAAATATCAAATGATAAATAACGAAAAATAAGTAAAATTTTTAATAATTTTTGATAAAATATTTCATATTATTTTAAAAATTACAAGGAGAAAACTTTTGGCAAAAGATGATGTAATAGAAATAGACGGAACAGTGCTCGAAGCATTACCTAATGCAAATTTTAAAGTAGAATTAGACAATAAACATGTTATTCTTTGTCATATTGCAGGAAAAATGCGTATGCATTATATAAGAATCATGCCTGGTGACAAAGTTAAAGTAGAACTCACACCTTATAGCCTTGATAAAGGACGTATTACTTTTAGATATAAATAAGCTAATTAAAAGTTTTTTTTCGATAAAATTACCATTTTTGCGACATTTCGTATCGAACTATGAAAGAAGTATTTTTAAAATTCACCACTTATTTTAAAAATAGTTGGTTATTCATAAAACCTGATGCAGTCGTAAATCAAGTGGAATTTACTTAATCAAGGAGACGCTCATGAAAGTGAGACCATCTGTTAAAAAGATGTGCGACAAGTGCAAAGTAGTTCGCCGTAAAGGCGTAGTTCGCATTATTTGCGAAAATCCAAAACATAAACAAAGACAAGGATAAACATGGCTCGTATTGCAGGTGTTGATTTACCAAAGAAAAAAAGAATTGAGTATGGACTAACTTACATTTATGGTATAGGGCTTTTTACATCAAGAAAAATTCTTGATAAAACTGGAATTTCTTACGATAAAAGAGTTCATGAACTTAGCGAAGATGAAGCAGCGGCAATTAGAAAAGAAATCCAAGAAAACTATATGGTTGAAGGGGATCTTAGAAAACAAGTTGCTATGGATATCAAAGCTCTTATGGATTTGGGAAGTTTTAGAGGTTTAAGACACAGAAAAGGTTTACCTGTTCGTGGTCAAAAAACAAAAACAAATGCTAGAACTCGCAAGGGTAAAAGAAAAACCGTTGGTGCAAAATCATAAGGATAAAAAATGGCTAAAAGAAAAATTGTAAAGAAAAAAATAGTTAAAAAAAATATAGCAAAAGGTATTGTATATATTAGTGCAACTTTTAACAATACTATGGTAACAGTAACTGATGAAATGGGAAATGCAATTGCTTGGAGTAGTGCAGGTGGTTTAGGATTTAAAGGTTCTAAAAAATCAACCCCTTATGCAGCACAACAAGCAGTAGAGGATGCTTTAAATAAAGCAAAAGAACACGGAATTAAAGAAGTGGGCATAAAAGTTCAAGGACCTGGAAGCGGTAGAGAAACTGCTGTAAAAAGTGTAGGCGCTATGGAAGGAATCAAAGTTACTTTCTTAAAGGATATCACTCCATTAGCTCACAATGGTTGTAGACCGCCTAAGCGTCGTCGTGTCTAAGATATAAGAAAAATTTAGGAGATTATTATGGCAAGATATAGAGGACCAGTAGAAAAATTAGAAAGACGCTTTGGTGTTAGCTTGGCATTAAAAGGAGAAAGAAGATTAGCAGGAAAAAGTGCATTAGATAAACGCCCTTATGCACCAGGACAACACGGAGCAAGAAAAGGTAAAATTAGCGAATATGGACTTCAATTAAGAGAAAAACAAAAAGCTAAATTTATGTATGGAGTTAGCGAAAAGCAATTTAGAAGACTTTTTGCAGAGGCAGCTAGAAAAGATGGAAATACTGGGGTTTTACTTATCCAGCTTTTAGAGCAAAGATTAGACAATGTAGTTTATAGAATGGGTTTTGCAACTACTCGTCGTTTTGCAAGACAGCTTGTCACTCATGGACACATTTTAGTTAATGGTAAAAGAGTTGATATTCCAAGCTTTAGAGTAGAAGCAGGTGCTAAAATCGAAATTATAGAAAAAAGCAAAAATAATCCTCAAATTACAAGAGCAATAGAGCTTACAGCACAAACCGGTATAGTAGCTTGGGTTGATGTAGAAAAAGATAAGAGATTTGGAATTTTTACAAGAAAACCTGAAAGAGAAGAAGTTGTCATTCCGGTAGAGGAAAGATTTATCGTTGAGCTTTACTCTAAATAATAGGGGCTAAATATGAGAAAAATTACAACATCCGCTTATACGCCAACAGAATTTACAATAGAAAATATTAGCGATACTGTGGCTAAAATTAGCGCTTGGCCTTTTGAAATTGGCTACGGGATTACCCTAGCCCATCCTTTACGTCGCTTGCTTTATACAAGCACTGTAGGTTATGCTCCAACCGCGATTCATATCGATGGAATATCACACGAGTTTGATAGTATGCGTGGTATGTTTGAGGACATTGCGCTTTTTATTCTTAATTTAAAAAAATTACGTTTTAAGATTAAAAATGATTCTGATAAAGAAATCGTAGAATTTAGTTTCAAAGGCCCTAAAGAAATTTATGGCAAAGATTTAAACAATGATCAAGTTGAAGTGGTAAATGCTGATGCATATTTAGCAACTATCAATGAAGATGCAGATCTTAAATTTACTTTGATTATAGAAAAAGGTATTGGCTATGTTCCAAGCGAAGAAATCAAAGAATTTTTAAATGATCCTAAATTTATCGCATTGGATGCTTTCTTTACACCTGTAAGAGAAGCGACTTATGATATTGAAAAAGTTCTATTTGAAGATAATCCTGATTATGAAAAAGTAGTTTTAACTATAACTACAGATGGACAAATTACTCCAAATGAAGCTTTTCAAAATGCTTTAGAAGCTATGTATAAACAATTATCAGTATTTGATAAAATTACTAATGTTAGAAGCATTATTAAAAATCAAGCAACTAGCAATGAGTTAGAAAATACTAAATTATTGCAAAATATTACTGACTTAAATTTAAGCGCAAGAAGCTATAATTGCCTTGAAAAAGCAGGAGTTGTTTATATAGGTGAACTTGCTTTAATGAGTGTAAATGAACTTGCAGGACTTAAAAATTTAGGTAAAAAATCACTTGATGAAATCAAAAATATCATGGAAAGTATAGGTTTCCCTGTAGGAACTTCTAAACTAAGTGATAACAGAGATATATTAAGCAAAAAAATCACTGAATTAAAAGCACAAAATGAAGGATAAAAAATGAGACATAAACACGGATATAGAAAACTTGGCAGAACTTCATCTCATCGTGCTGCTTTGTTAAAAAATTTAACGATAGCTTTAGTTAATAGTGGCAAAATAGAAACAACTTTACCAAAAGCTAAAGAATTAAGAGGATATGTAGAAAGACTTATCACAAGAGCAAGATTGGGCGATTTTAATGCACATAGAGCTGTTTTTGCTTCATTGCAAGATAAAAATGCTACTAATAAATTAGTAACAGAAATTGCTCCAAAATTTAAAGAAAGAAATGGTGGCTATACTAGAATTATCAAAACAAGAATTCGTCGTGGTGATGCTGCTGAAATGGCTTTTATTGAATTTGTAGCTTAATAAAATCCTAGCTTCTTAGCTAGGATTTACTTCTTATCTTAAAACAACAATCTAAAAAATTTTATCATAAAAATCCCAAGCCAAGCTTGAGAATTTATCTTAATGTAAAGCTTCGTTGAGTTTGACTGCTTTTTTATTTAAAGCAACGATCATTACTCCAGTTGTAGAGTCTTGACGGAAATGGAGTCCATTTAAGCCTTGAAGTTCTAAACCTTTGTATATTTCTTTATCAAAAGTGAAATTTGGATTAAGCTTTGCGAGTTCTTGCGCATCTTTTAATAAAAATTTAGTTCCCTCTAGCACTGCAATTCCTGCATCAACGATACAATTATCACCCAAAGGAACACCTGTAACAGAATTAGCACCTAAAAGACAAGCTTTACCTATACTAATAGCATTTCCACTTGTGCCGCTTAATACTCCTAAAATAGAAGCTCCTCCGCCTATATCAGATCCTTCTCCTACAACTACACTTGAGCTTATACGACCCTCTACCATGCAAGCTCCTGTTGTTCCAGCATTAAAATTCACATAAGAAGCACCTGGCATAATCGTTGTTCCAGCTGCTAAAGAAGCACCCATTCTCACTTTTGAACTTTCTAAAATTCTTGTGTTATCTTCAGGTATGATATGTGCTAAAAATCTTGGAAATTTATCGACAAAATCAATTTTTGGATATTGATTAGTCATTTTTAAACGCATTTCATTTTCTCTTAAATAATCAAGCTCTATAGGCTTATCATCACTCCAAGCAACATTACTTAAAAGTCCAAAAGCACCGTTTAAATTGATACTCCTTAAAGGTACTTTTTTTGTGGAAAGTAAATAAAGCTTAAGATAAACACTTTCAACACTCAAAGGCTCTTTATCTTCAAAAAGACATACAAAGGCAAATTCATCATCTTTAAATTTCTCTTTAATTAATTTTAATAAGTCAATATTTTTATGCCCTTCTTCCTCTAAAAAAGGTTTAAAACAAGACAAAGCAAATTCAATATCTTCCATTTTTAAAACTTGAGTGAATTCACTCGCATTAAAATCAATCTCGATTCCTCTTTGCATAAAAGATTCAAGCATAACTGCAGCTGAGCTAAAATTCTGCTCATAATTTATCAAAGCAAAACTTGCTTGTAAGATTTTATTTTTATTAATTTGCCCTCTATCAAGTCTTGCTATACCAAAAGCTTTAGGTTGTTTATATCCACTTTTTTGTTCTATTTGTTTGATTAAAAGTAAAAAATCTTCTTTGGTGTTTATCGACATTTTCTTCCTTTTTGTTATTTGTTTTATAATTTTAGACAAATGATTATATCAAATAAAACTTGAAATCTTATTTTAAATTAAAAGCTAAAAATTTTTACAAATAATAATTAAATAATAAATATTTTAAGCTTATACTGAAGATTGTTAATATATGATACAAACAAAAAATTTTGGAATTGTCATGAGAATTTTAGGTTTTGATATAGGAATTAGCTCCATAGGCTGGGCTTTTGTTGAAAATAAAGAATTAAAAGATTGTGGGGTTAGAATTTTTACAGCAGCGGAAAATCCAAAAACAAAAGATTCCTTAGCATTGCCAAGAAGAAATGCTAGAAGTAATAGAAGACGTCTTGCTAGGAAAAAATCAAGACTCATTGCATTAAAACATATTATTTCAAAAGAATTCAATCTAAATTATAAAGATTATGTAGCCGAAGATGGAAATTTACCTCAAGCTTATCAAGGAAAACTCGAAAGTCCTTATAAATTAAGATATCAAGCTCTAAATGAAAAGCTTGATAAAAAAGATCTAGCAAGAGTGATTTTACATATAGCAAAGCATCGTGGTTATATCAATAAAAATGCTAAAAATTCTAAAGATAGTGAAAAAGGCAAAATTCTAAGCGCCTTAAAAAATAATTCTTTAAAATTGCAAAATTATAGAAGTGTTGGGGAATATTTCTATCAAGAATATTTTCAAAAATTTAAAGAAAATACCAAAAATTTTATCAAAATACGTAATACAAAAGAAAATTACGAACATTGTGTTTTAGCAAGCGATTTAGAAAAAGAATTAAAACTTATTTTAGAAAAACAAAAAGAATTTGGCTTTAAATATAATGAAAAATTTATAGATGAAATTATAAAAATTACTTTCTTTCAACGTCCATTAAAGGATTTTTCTCATTTGGTTGGCTTATGCACTTTTTTTGAAAATGAAAAAAGAGCTTGTAAAAATTCTTATAGCGCTTGGGAATTTGTAGCCTTGACTAAAATCATCAATGAATTAAAAAGTCTAGAAAAAATTACAGGTGAAATCGTTTCTAGCGATAATATTGAAAAAATTCTTAATCACATTTTAGAAAAAGGCAATATCAGTTATAAAAAATTTAGAGAATATATCAAACTTGATGAAAAGATAAAATTTAAAAATCTAAAATACAATAAAGAAAATGCCGAAAATACCAAATTTATAGAATTTAAAAAATTGACTGAATTTAAAAAAGCGCTTAAAGAGCATTCCTTAAATCAAGAACAACTT is a window from the Campylobacter sp. RM10537 genome containing:
- a CDS encoding tetrahydrodipicolinate N-succinyltransferase N-terminal domain-containing protein, translated to MSINTKEDFLLLIKQIEQKSGYKQPKAFGIARLDRGQINKNKILQASFALINYEQNFSSAAVMLESFMQRGIEIDFNASEFTQVLKMEDIEFALSCFKPFLEEEGHKNIDLLKLIKEKFKDDEFAFVCLFEDKEPLSVESVYLKLYLLSTKKVPLRSINLNGAFGLLSNVAWSDDKPIELDYLRENEMRLKMTNQYPKIDFVDKFPRFLAHIIPEDNTRILESSKVRMGASLAAGTTIMPGASYVNFNAGTTGACMVEGRISSSVVVGEGSDIGGGASILGVLSGTSGNAISIGKACLLGANSVTGVPLGDNCIVDAGIAVLEGTKFLLKDAQELAKLNPNFTFDKEIYKGLELQGLNGLHFRQDSTTGVMIVALNKKAVKLNEALH